One genomic window of Candidatus Didemnitutus sp. includes the following:
- a CDS encoding DUF2934 domain-containing protein, translating to MKTREHREKRPRGDLTEEIRHEAYLLWQQDGCPDGHELDHWLAAQEKVRHRHHARHAPDDAREDQIRPTEQLVTPN from the coding sequence ATGAAAACCCGCGAACACCGTGAAAAGCGGCCGCGCGGCGACCTCACCGAGGAGATCCGCCACGAAGCCTATCTGCTCTGGCAACAGGATGGCTGCCCCGACGGCCATGAGCTCGACCACTGGCTGGCTGCACAGGAAAAGGTGCGCCATCGCCACCACGCGCGACACGCCCCGGACGATGCGCGCGAAGACCAAATCCGCCCAACCGAACAGCTCGTGACGCCGAATTGA
- a CDS encoding peptidylprolyl isomerase → MSNENASTNEVAVIKTSYGEMTIAFWPDVAPKTVENFKKLAREGFYDGTAFHRIIKGFMIQGGCPNTKAGETGMPGTGGPGWKVKAEFNAKAHVRGVISMARSSHPDSAGSQFFICHGDARFLDRQYTAFGQLVKGDEVLEQLANVPTKSGGGGEKSTPIDRVAVESVKIVAA, encoded by the coding sequence ATGAGCAACGAGAACGCCTCCACCAACGAAGTCGCCGTCATCAAGACCAGCTACGGCGAAATGACCATCGCCTTCTGGCCCGACGTCGCGCCGAAGACCGTCGAGAATTTCAAGAAACTCGCCCGCGAGGGCTTCTACGACGGCACGGCGTTCCACCGCATCATCAAGGGTTTCATGATTCAGGGCGGCTGCCCGAACACGAAGGCCGGCGAGACCGGCATGCCCGGCACCGGCGGCCCCGGCTGGAAGGTGAAGGCCGAGTTCAACGCCAAGGCGCACGTTCGCGGCGTCATCTCGATGGCCCGCTCGTCGCATCCCGACAGCGCCGGCTCGCAATTCTTCATCTGCCACGGTGACGCCCGCTTCCTCGACCGCCAATACACCGCCTTCGGCCAGCTCGTGAAGGGCGATGAAGTCCTCGAGCAACTCGCCAACGTCCCGACCAAATCCGGCGGCGGCGGCGAGAAGAGCACGCCGATCGACCGCGTGGCCGTCGAGAGCGTGAAGATCGTCGCGGCCTGA
- the ald gene encoding alanine dehydrogenase — protein MIIGVPKEIKIGEKRVSMTPSLCRRVTTLGAKVIMEKNAGLTAGFTDDEYKAAGATFATSAAKVWKSADMILKVKEPLEAEFDLMQQGQTIFTYLHLAAGASLAKQLCKKGILGIAYETVESSDGQFPLLKPMSHIAGRLSIQVGAYFLQSQVGGSGVLLGGIPGTMPGHVVVVGAGNSGAHAVRMAAGMGARVTVLDLDTRKLEIIDQEYRGKVVTLVSNPANVEAEVASADLVVGAVLIPAAKAPTVVMKKMVKNMRPGSVIVDIAIDQGGCIEGIKYTSHEKPTYQEFGVNHYAVPNMPALVGRTSTLGLTQATEPYVAMIVQKGVERALNEHKGLAKGVNTRGGRIVYDEVAKAVGFDQA, from the coding sequence ATGATTATCGGTGTCCCCAAAGAAATTAAGATCGGTGAGAAACGTGTTTCCATGACCCCCAGCCTTTGCCGCCGCGTCACCACGCTCGGCGCCAAGGTCATCATGGAAAAGAACGCGGGCCTGACGGCCGGTTTCACCGACGATGAATACAAGGCCGCGGGCGCGACCTTCGCGACTTCCGCGGCCAAGGTCTGGAAGAGCGCCGACATGATTCTCAAGGTGAAGGAGCCGCTCGAGGCCGAGTTCGACCTCATGCAGCAGGGCCAGACGATCTTCACCTACCTGCACCTCGCCGCCGGTGCCTCACTCGCGAAGCAGCTCTGCAAAAAGGGCATCCTCGGCATCGCCTACGAGACGGTCGAGAGCAGCGATGGGCAATTCCCGTTGCTCAAGCCGATGTCGCACATCGCCGGCCGCCTCTCGATCCAGGTCGGCGCGTATTTCCTCCAGTCGCAGGTCGGCGGCTCGGGCGTGCTGCTCGGCGGCATCCCCGGCACGATGCCCGGTCACGTGGTCGTGGTCGGCGCGGGCAACTCCGGCGCGCACGCCGTCCGCATGGCCGCCGGCATGGGCGCCCGTGTGACCGTGCTCGACCTCGACACGCGCAAGCTCGAGATCATCGACCAGGAATACCGCGGCAAAGTCGTCACGCTCGTTTCGAATCCCGCCAACGTCGAGGCCGAGGTCGCCTCGGCCGATCTCGTCGTCGGCGCGGTGCTCATTCCCGCGGCCAAGGCGCCCACCGTCGTGATGAAGAAGATGGTGAAAAACATGCGCCCGGGCTCCGTCATCGTCGACATCGCGATCGACCAAGGCGGCTGCATCGAGGGGATCAAATACACCTCGCACGAGAAGCCGACCTACCAGGAATTCGGCGTCAACCACTACGCCGTGCCGAACATGCCGGCGCTCGTCGGCCGCACCTCGACGCTGGGTCTCACGCAGGCCACCGAGCCCTACGTCGCGATGATCGTCCAGAAGGGCGTCGAGCGCGCCCTGAACGAGCACAAGGGCCTCGCCAAGGGCGTGAACACCCGCGGCGGTCGCATCGTCTACGACGAAGTCGCGAAGGCCGTCGGCTTCGACCAAGCCTGA
- a CDS encoding dihydrofolate reductase, translating into MPKPINLIVACAANRVIGRQRRLPFDIPEDKAWFHEKTAGTTVVLGRICYETWPRVRQDGRVPVVITSDTALARPGIHVASDVTAALAIAQSLPGEIMVCGGQRIYEETLPICDRLLLTLVHADVPGDTFFPEWRHLAWRETWRKESADANYRYTFSVLERAR; encoded by the coding sequence ATGCCAAAGCCGATCAATCTCATCGTCGCCTGCGCGGCCAACCGCGTGATCGGTCGCCAACGCCGGCTGCCTTTCGACATTCCGGAGGACAAGGCGTGGTTCCACGAAAAGACCGCGGGCACGACGGTGGTTCTCGGGCGGATTTGCTACGAAACCTGGCCGCGCGTGCGACAGGATGGCCGCGTGCCGGTCGTGATCACGTCGGATACCGCCCTCGCCCGCCCCGGCATCCACGTCGCCTCTGATGTGACCGCGGCGCTGGCCATCGCCCAATCGCTGCCCGGCGAAATCATGGTGTGCGGCGGCCAGCGCATCTACGAGGAGACGTTGCCGATCTGCGACCGGTTGCTCCTCACGCTCGTGCACGCCGACGTGCCGGGTGACACGTTTTTCCCCGAGTGGCGCCACCTCGCGTGGCGCGAGACGTGGCGCAAGGAAAGCGCGGACGCGAACTACCGCTACACGTTCAGCGTCCTCGAACGTGCGCGTTAG
- a CDS encoding DUF2892 domain-containing protein, producing the protein MKHNVGSYDAGIRYVLGWLIVIWGVHTGNKWGFVALLPLITAAVAFCPAYCLFHIDTTAPDNHVAN; encoded by the coding sequence ATGAAACACAATGTCGGCTCCTACGATGCAGGAATTCGCTACGTGCTCGGCTGGTTGATCGTCATCTGGGGAGTGCATACGGGCAACAAGTGGGGCTTCGTCGCCCTGCTGCCGTTGATTACCGCGGCGGTCGCGTTCTGCCCGGCCTACTGCCTGTTCCACATCGACACCACGGCGCCGGATAACCACGTCGCCAACTAA
- a CDS encoding gamma carbonic anhydrase family protein: protein MDVHERLAKFLGQTPAVSSAAFVAPTATILGAVTLGANSSVWYGCVLRGDINSIEVGEGSNIQDLTMVHLADNFGVKIGRHTTVGHSAIVHACEIGDECLIGMGATILDGAKIGDQCIVGANALVTQRFEAPPGSMILGSPAKVVRALTPEERSSIKKWALKYIEVAWAHAARSGGPRHG, encoded by the coding sequence ATGGACGTGCACGAACGCCTCGCGAAATTCCTCGGCCAAACTCCCGCCGTCTCGTCGGCCGCGTTCGTCGCGCCGACCGCGACGATCCTCGGCGCCGTGACACTCGGTGCGAACAGCAGCGTCTGGTATGGCTGCGTTCTGCGCGGTGATATCAATTCGATCGAAGTGGGTGAGGGGAGCAACATCCAGGATCTCACCATGGTTCATCTTGCCGACAATTTCGGCGTGAAGATCGGCCGCCATACCACGGTCGGTCACAGCGCCATCGTCCACGCCTGCGAAATCGGCGACGAATGCCTGATCGGCATGGGCGCGACCATTCTCGACGGCGCGAAGATCGGCGACCAATGCATCGTCGGCGCCAACGCGCTGGTCACGCAACGATTCGAGGCGCCGCCCGGATCGATGATCCTCGGTTCTCCCGCCAAAGTCGTGCGCGCGCTCACGCCCGAGGAACGCAGCAGCATCAAGAAGTGGGCGCTGAAATACATCGAGGTCGCCTGGGCGCACGCGGCGCGCTCTGGCGGTCCGCGCCACGGTTGA